A segment of the Polyodon spathula isolate WHYD16114869_AA chromosome 17, ASM1765450v1, whole genome shotgun sequence genome:
gtcagaaaaaagaaaaatcaataaggaaggcagattgtttcaggaaaggtgggacTCTGAATATTTATTATAGAGCAGCAAGAAAAtcccatttgcttggtatgtaagggaagtattgcGGTGATGAAAGAATTCGATTTAAGGCGCCACAACGAAAAAAAATATTGCGAGTTTGAAggttttccaatgtcagtctttcaagaaataccatggctgaaagagtggatgacctggctacTGATCTTAAGATTAGCTCACTGGAAAAGCAAGCTATTtcgtagccttttctcttgctgttgatgagagcacagatattactgatactgctgctttatctatttttatccagGGTGTTGATGCAAACTTCACTATTACCCAAGAGCTTTTAGATGTTGCAGCTGTGCACAGCACTACCacagcaaatatttatttcaacaacTTGAGAAGTGTGTACTCAACAtaaaattacagtgggagaaattagctggattgacaacaacagacgacgcaaaaaaaaaatggccttgTTGCTTTGGGGTGCaaaaaactacaggaggtgaATTGTCCTACGACTCTTATAACgtaccactgtattctacaccagcaagCGCTGTGTGAAAAGATGCTAAAAATGTATCACATAATGGTCACGGTTGTGAAAACGATAAATTTCATCAGGACGAAAGGTTTGAATCACTGgcaattccaaaagttgcttgaCAAGCTTAATGCTCAATATGTTGGTTTGCCACACAACACCGAAGTTCGCTGGCTTAGCCGCGGTGCAGTACTTACAAAGTTCTTTGAATTCCATCAAGAATAGAAATTGTCAAGCACAATAGAGAAAGAAATTCAAGAGCTTTCagatgcaaagtggttgtgtgatttgggatttctctgCAATATAACCAaacagctcaacaatttaaatgagaaactgcaaggctgtaaacaagtcataactgaaatgtatgacGGTTTTGAGATGCTTGAGCTAAAGTTACACGTGTGGGAAAAACACGTGCAGCAAGGAAAGCTTTCCCATTTCCTAACGTGCCAAGCTGTATGTGATTCTGTGgtagattttacttttcctggtagtgCGTTTGTGGCAAAACTAAACGTGTTGCGTGTGGAATTTGAGTACCATTTTTCAGATTTTCTCAAGTagcagttccagttccagctTTTTTCAAACCCGTTTGGTGTACATGTGGAAACTGCACCAGAAGACATCCAGGTGGAATTTattgaattgcagtgcaataTTCTCAACTGAGCAGTTTTAGccgttccttccagccacattcccacagcttcGCATTCAGGCTGCATgcgtcatgtcaatgtttggcagtatGTACTTTTGCaaacagctattttcactgatgaagattaataaatccacTCAAGATCTcacctgaatgacaagcatctacagtCCGTGCTAAAGATaacttcagcacaaaacatgaatcccaatattgacaagcttgtctcacgaAAAAGGTGCCAGATTTCGTAAGTAAATGAGAACGCACAGGGCAGCAACTAGATAagatagataacatgtgttttaaattaacaagtcaTAATAAAGTACATGTGTATGTAAagatagataacatgtgttttaaattaacaagtcaTAATAAagtacatgtgtatgtattaaaaactgtgaatgtAAACATGAGTTTTCTATATCACCTATTAAAGTGCATGTGTATATTTAAgaggtgtgcattttgtggcctGCGAATCAAACGTTAAATTAAGACATGacccttggtaaaattgagtttgacacccctggtcttATGTATTATAGTCTTctagtttaatttttaaattgaataGGAATGCTTTtctatatacatataataatctgaaacatgaaatacaaaaaactatATTACTGACTGTGGCAAAGAAAGaattgttttagatctccctcccgaccggtgagggtgttagggaggaggagcagtcatccccaggggaggtggaagtcggccacctggaaaggggacGGAGCCGCGGTGCGCAACGTCATCGACCCAGTCGGAAAGCGTGGTGGCAATTGCGTATTGGTTGACGGcggttgccctcgctgaccaatggGAACGGGACGGAGCGCACAAAAGGGGGCGTAGCCCAGGGTTCTGCTCCTGCTGGCAAGgtactgtgagagagagagagagagagcgaaaaCGAAAACAAACAACGAATGGAGAAACAAAGCAAGGGAGTTGAAAGACGGGTTGTCTGTGTTTTGGGCTGACCTGTTAATCCCttcttctttttgtattttatagagcACTAACGGGACGCTCCGGGAGTACATCAGAGGAGCGACAACCCGGAAGTGCTGGGTTTATTATTCCCCGTGTTTTTCCCGTTCCCCGACTCACGGAAGGAAGAcagattgtttttctgtttattattcgGACTGCAAACCCCCGTTTCTCTTTGCTTTGTCAggttacacatcgttgtgtatcccGGCAGctctattgtttattattattattattattattattattattattattattattattattattattattatttgtttaaatgcgtATTTGGTGACCTGGGTTTTTTGGAAATAAAACCAAGCGCATTAATTggaaaactggactggagtctttTGTCTTACACCATACGTTCATCTTGTCACACGTGGAGGCTGAGGAACGGAGGAGGGATGAGTGATATACGGCTCTCATCGAGAGGGTCAGGATGGGGGTGACGTCAACAGCGGGCCCCGTGATGGTGGCCTTGAAGGCCCGGGCCCAGAAAATGACGGGGAAGGTTGACCCGGAAGCTTACCTTGTGGCCTTTGATCGACTGGCCAACACTGCAGCATGGCCCCGGGAGTACTGGGCGAGCCAACTTGGCCCCTGCTTAATTGGGGAAGCGCAAGCAGCGTACCGGGCCATGACAGATGACGACGCTGCCCAGTACGACCTGGTGaaacaggctatcctccgccgTCTTAACATCACAGGGGAGACTCACCGGGTCAGGTTCCGAGAGTTCCGGTGGCCACCGAACACCCAGCCCAGGGTGGTGGCCCAGCGGTTATGCAACAACATGGCGCAATGGCTGAACACTACCCAAAAGACCGGGGTTCAGATGGGGGAGGCCATTGTTATGGAGCAGTTCTACCATGTGGTCGGGGCTGAAACGCAGGCCTGGATTCACCAGCGCAACCCAGCTACCCTGGACCAGGCCGTGGCGTTGGCCGAAAATTTTGAGGACGCCCTCATGTCCTCCCAATCCACCCTGATGAACTGCCCTCCCCCAGGGACCACCATCAAAACACCCCCCGGACCAAGACCTGCCAGATCACCGACCCCGTCGGGCCATCCAGCCCCCTTGCCATGGCGgcagaggttggcccccagctggggtagaatgGTTTCCCCTGCCTCGCTGTCATATCAACAGCGGGACAAATATGTATCGGCCCTGCCCTCTGCCCCACcagtctgttttaggtgccagcAGCCAGGACACATCGCCAGGTACTGCCCGGCTGCGTCTGCGACTTGGCTGTATGTCACCTGGCATCGGAGACAGGTAGGAAATggggaaatggtcgggagggcCCGTGTATGGTTGATGTTATGCTGGGAAATGTGAAGACCCAcacgttagtggacacagggtgtgagcaaactttgattcggacagctctcctcggcggtgtgtcatggcagccacaagATCAGGTgtcgatctcctgtatccatggagacacggcgacataccccaccctaaaactGTATTTAGCGGTAGGCCCGATAAAGCGccacctggtagtaggggtggccGAAAAATTACCACACCCAattattctgggtcgagactggctgCAATATAAGGATTTGGTAAAAATATCGGCAGCCTCGACCACACGTGTAGACACGGCAGACCCCCCGAGGAAAGGAAGTAATtggcaccatttttcctttccatGCAGAACTGTTTTCTCCACTTTTTCGTCCTAGGAAAACACACAAGGAGAGACGGAGGGAAAAGTGGGAAGGTGCCTTGATCAGACACGGTTGGGGCCTGGCGGGGGAAGGGTCTGATGGTCCCAAACGACAATCGAAGGGAGTGGGTACACAGTGTGACCGGGCGGGCGAGGCTACTTGACCCTTGAGGGTGGAGACTGCTCCAGCCCCTGTCAATATCCCGGACGTGTGGGCCTCAAGCGCAGACCTAGTGTGGGAGCAGAACAACGatcccacactggtgcacgcttgggaacaggCTCGGTCTATTGAGGGTAAGGATGTTGACGTCATCAGGACGCTGGTATATCCCCACTTTTTTGTAGAGGGACacttactatatagggtaaatctagccccgggcacaggacagcctgtcaAACAGTTGTTGGTTCCCCCGTCCTGTCGACcagaggtcatgaggctggcgcatgacgtCCCCTTTGCAGGACACCTTGGTGTTGACAAGACGAGGGACCGAAtactggctcgattttattgggtaggactctACACTGAGGTGGCGAAATATGTAGCTACATGCCCGGAATGCCAGAGAGTAGCGCCAGGTTGAGAgcaccccgcccctttggtcccattGCCTATTTTCTCCACTCCCTTCAAActcattgcaatggacataattgGGCCGGTGTTGCCTTCTGATTCCGGGTACACGCACATAttagtaatggtggattatgcaacgtgGTACCCGGAAGCAGTTTATTTGCGGTCCACTAGTGTCACTGCAATTGCGAAAGAGTTAAGTCAGAtgatggctagagtagggattcccaaagaAACATTAACTGATCGCGGAACAAGCTTCTTGTCAaaaacgctacagcaggtgtacaaaattcTAAAGATATgtcccatcaggatgtctgtttatcatccccAAACGGATGGTTTGATGGAACGTTTCAACCAAACATTGAAGAAAATGTTGAGACGGTTTGTGAGTCAGGAGCAGAAACACTGGGCTACTCTTCTGCCTTACTTACTCTTCGCTGTGAgggaggtgcctcagagctcaaTGGGATTTTCCCCCTTTGAGTTGTTATATGGCCGGCAGCCACGGGGCATCCTCGACCTGTTGAGAGAAGGTTGGGAAGAACATAAAAGCTcctctaaaaatgtagtgcagcatgtgctcctactaagggAACGTCTTGATTTAATTGGTCACTTAGCTCAAGACAATCTTAGATCGGCTCAAcatcggcaacagcagcattacaatactaatgcacaaattcgaacctttcgactaagagataaagtaatgctgcttcttccatCTTtggaatcgaaactgtgtgctaaatggcaggggccgtatgaggtgatacGGGCTGTAGGACtaataaattatgaaattaggcaACCCGACcggcaaaacaaaacataaatttaCCATATCAACTTATTAAAGCCCTggaaggcaagggaggtcttattccTAGCCCCAGGCAAGATGGATGATGACCTAGGCCCCTAGCCCCAGTcagatttcaatgggggaacagttacttccggatCAGCGGGTGGAATTGCGTAAGTTGATCAGGAAATTTGGGGATGtgttttctgacgtgcccggcagaacaaacctTACCAAATATGCTGTTATTACTCCGCCAGGGATCACTGTTCGGGAGAGGCcctaccggatcccagaaagccGGCGGAGTGGCGTCCAGAACGAGGTGAGGGCGATGCTCGAACTCGGGGTCATTGAGCCTTCCAGAAGCGAATGGTGCAGTCCCATTGTTATAGTGGCTAAGAAGGATGGCACTAATCGCTTCTGTGTTGACTTTCGAAAGGTCAATGCTATCGTCAAGTTCGACGCCTATCCCATGCCTCGGATCGACGAACTCCTCGACCGACTGGCCAGGTTTATCtcaactctggacctgacgaagggatattggcagatccctTTGACCTGCAATTCATGTGGAAAAATGGCATTTTCAACTCCAGATGgactgttccattttaaaacacagtcatccccaggggaggtggaagtcggccacctggaaaggggacGGAGCCGCGGTGCGCAACGTCATCGACCCAGTCGGAAAGCGTGGTGGCAATTGCGTATTGGTTGACGGcggttgccctcgctgaccaatggGAACGGGATGGAGCGCACAAAAGGGGGCGTAGCCCAGGGTTCTGCTCCTGCTGGCAATgtactgtgagagagagagagagaaaacgagAACGGAGAAACAAAGCAAGGGAGTTGAAAGACGGGTTGTCTGTGTTCTGGGCTGACCTGTTAATCCCttctcctttttgtattttatagagcACTAACGGGACGCTCCGGGAGTACGTCTGAGGAGCGACAACCCGGAAGTGCTGGGTTTATTATTCCCCGTGTTTTTCCCATTCCCAGACTCATGGAAGGAAGAcagattgtttttctgtttattattcgGACTGCAAACCCCCGTTTCTCTTTGCTTTGTcaggttacacattgttgtgtatcccaGTGgctctgttgtttattattattattattattattattattattattattattattattattattatttgtttaaatgcgtATTTGGTGACCTGGGTTTTTTGGAAATAAAACCAAGGGCATTAATTGggaaactggactggagtctgttGTCTTACACCACCATCCTGTCACACTGACACAACGTTAACCTAATAAAATCAATATTCcagatacatttttaataaggTGGGTTTGTTAGTGCATGTTCATCTGTTTTTctgacctaaataaataaataaatacattgtgaagTTTGAAatctttgaaacttttttttttgttttaaatgctaaaaTTGCTAAAAAGTTATCCTACTTCTGTGGGGGCAAAATATATTGCTGCCACTTTTGTAACCTGACAAACTGTAAAGATAACTTCGTATTTGAACCTCAGTAACCTGGCGTTGCTGTAAATTCTAATTGTATACAGTCACCTGTGCTACTGATTTGTGTAACGATATCAGAATACGTTTCAAAGGCAAATTCAAAATTGCCACGTAAGAGATTTGTCACCTTGAAAAACAGACCTGCACAAACTGACACTTCACAGTTAGGCTGAAGCTAGCAGTATTCTGCTGGCTTCTGTTTTAATGTTCTATCTAGAAAAAGTGAGACTGTGTTGATTTATTTGTGAACATGTTGTAGAAGCATTGACCTTGCCTGCTCTTGTTTCTTTCTACACTGTTGGAGAAACCAAGattgtaatttattgtatttggtaatatatttcagggaaaTTGAAATTGCTATTGACTCatattgcatggcagtttcacccCTTCCAGGTGTTAGTacgagcttgattaaccacaatgtataggtaacaagatcaagtgtgtcttattaaactcatagtaaaaccaagaaccGGAGTGTATtaaactgccatgcaataggagtcttatttccatccctttattttatagtgtttttcTGTATGTTTTGACTGTATGTAGCCTGTCTGAACCACAGGGGACATTATTTTGGATTCTTTATAACTTTGCAgaatagaaaacaaatgtaaccaaatagattcccaaatactgtcttgtgattctgtgcatccaaagacttggTACTCTGTCCTAAACCACtagtttgtcagtcccagactgttgtgacataaatgataaataaaaaaaagaatttttttatcggattattctgccttttactgcaactgtggtaccattcagtagagcgaAAATTGTAAATTGGTACTTGAgttgaaacctccagacagaaggggtagaGTTTTAATCAAAGGTTGGAAACCTCTCTTCTAGTACATCATGAAAATGAGCAGCACTCTAATGGAGGGCTTCTTCTGATGGCTTTTCTGATAGAGCTCAAAAATGcccaaaaacatttaaacataattcATCTTAAAGTTTAAACTTTCAAGATATAAACACAATCTAACACCCAAAATAGATTTTTACTAAATGCAGCTCAATGCAGtggtgaggtttacagatgctgtctaaaCAGGTGTGTCTCGAGGAGGCGTCTGAGCAGCTCTGGTATCCATGGATAGGTTGCTCCACCACTgaaggggcaagggtggagaaaggAGCAGGCTGTGGAAGCGGGGGAGCagagggggggtacagctaatctacTGGTGGTGAAGGAGTGTAGGGGGTAGGGAGAAAAAATACCAGggtaggagggagcagaaaggtcagtACAGCAATAGGTGAGTACAGGAGTTttaaattggatgcgagcagcgatagggagccagtggagggagcggagcAGCGGGATCCAATTCAAgttacactagccttaagtagcatctatcatcgGTACTGACTGAGAACAAAAATAGTCAAGTTTATctcctatatatattatatcagtgGGCCTGAGCGTCTGTgtatagagttgaagtaaaaaTGTCTTAAACCTAATTGATGGGGCAAGAACCGTTTCACAAGAatgacaacatgaaaaaaaaactgttgttccttaaatttgttcaaaaatacaaatatgggGCTTAATATCAGCTTTATGCAGGacttacaaaacaaaagttacaaaaatatccaagtggattagcatctactgagGAATTTGTTGAATTCTTATTGGCTACTGGTATACTGGCTCCCCAGCAACAAAATGTAACCACATTCTACTGGCGAGAACCTTGTTCTGTCCCTGCAGAATTCAGATtcaggtatatatttttattattactgtattattatgttGTGGGAAATGGGGGAGAATAAGTTGGCCTACTatactaccagtattttgaaaacaTACTCTaccaaacattttgactggatattttttttagttattaataTAAAGTGCTGGAGTGTAGCTCTGTTTGTAGACTACGTATGGATAcggaataaatatatatatatatatatatatatatatatatataatgtaaacgaGCCCTGCGGGCTCGGCTCATTTAGCCCTTTAAaatacagacccagacacaaaatgaaagatttaaaGCGCGagtgcgctatttttaataacaaaaacaaaaacaaaataaaataaaaacaaacacatagctCTTACGAGCACGAATAAACATACGTTGCAGGTTCCTGACTAGCTCTCAGGGTGGCTACACCGTTTACCTGCAACACAAAACTTACTTTCTGACTGCTCGGGAACAAAGCGCACCTTGTGCTCCATTCTGTTCAGAGCCTCGAGTAGGCTGGCTCCTGACTATTTATACCCTGTACCCGGTCCTAATTTGCAATGAAccccaggtgcaggtgataattaaacaatcaaATAATTAACTAAAATGTGCATACATCTCCAtattttatgcagggaggatattaaccccctccctgctgtgttacatatatatatatatatatatatattatatataatttacctCCGCGATAACGCTAAATGTGCgatgtctgggtttttgtttttttcccctgtgctttttttatgacatttttttggtggccaaatgaggcaggctgcacctGCCGTGCTTCAAAACAACCTGAAAGCTtggtggaaacccagtttaagaaagctgcacaatatcATTAATCCTCAAGGCGAAACTAgaactcagacagaaacatttaagtatgccctcctgtattttaatattaattggcTAGTTTGCATTTGGAAGAacaatttctctccctaaaagaactACCAAATTGCCCAAAAGGTACTACTAAAATAGCATGACACTAAgtaagacttatttttatttgttcatgtacATTCAACCAAGCTAATGTCtccttgttgtttttcttcacagCCTCGGCCTGTGGCTGGATTCAGAGGCACGGTACGGTATGCATCCGTCAATGCGCACAAAAACAAGGTAAGAAGGGGTTCACAAATCAAACATTTACACAATGACAGAGCGTAGGCAGTAAGACATGATCAAACTAGCAAGGTGTTGGCCTAACCTCAATGTGTGCTTATAAATGACAAGGCTAGTAGTACTGTGTAAATCAGTGGTGGGATTTTTTaggtgttttgtctgttttgttcccCTATCATCTACCCTGTTTTATATGCAAAATTGAATTGGATTATAGCTACCGATTTGAGGAATTGATTCTAAAATCCTCTATATGTCGTATACATAACCAGTTTGAGCTGTAATCGAATTTGGGTTTTAATCTGAATCACGTGTACACAGGTTTTGAAGCATCAATTCCACCAAGCTATTTGAGTTTGGCATGTAGACTCTATACATTTGTGTTCATATTCAAAAGAACCAGTTGCTAAATTGATTAATTCCTTGTGCATGTAAAAGTTGTAATTCTGAAGCTGTTGACAAATTTTCAAATCAGTTAAACAAGGCTTTCAGATGTTTATAAGcctcacacattttttttataaacaaacatccaacagctcacacacacatttaaaaaaaataaaaaaacaacatgctatTGAACTGATATTGAGGCTCTGTCGTGTCAGGTTGGCTCTTTTTTTAtg
Coding sequences within it:
- the LOC121330133 gene encoding zinc finger protein 449-like, whose product is MGVTSTAGPVMVALKARAQKMTGKVDPEAYLVAFDRLANTAAWPREYWASQLGPCLIGEAQAAYRAMTDDDAAQYDLVKQAILRRLNITGETHRVRFREFRWPPNTQPRVVAQRLCNNMAQWLNTTQKTGVQMGEAIVMEQFYHVVGAETQAWIHQRNPATLDQAVALAENFEDALMSSQSTLMNCPPPGTTIKTPPGPRPARSPTPSGHPAPLPWRQRLAPSWGRMVSPASLSYQQRDKYVSALPSAPPVCFRCQQPGHIARYCPAASATWLYVTWHRRQVGNGEMVGRARVWLMLCWEM